The following are encoded in a window of Candidatus Moraniibacteriota bacterium genomic DNA:
- a CDS encoding methyltransferase domain-containing protein, with protein MKEFFSPNNIEKEKEISYEAFPQNIRPEDITDITGLSDRESIEKIAEILKKSFGEIALEYQMMRDNSNLFGKPPQISGYIENEKVIFSSTFGAAEPTYFELLGQEEIQRIQSLDQPKFLLVGSYGKYSAQEFYDFAKKLNLQSDIFVIDIDVKNISHYKKAQKEKDINFSIADGGEIPFDKESFDVICTNNLFHFMVGELKDADKVNEKIHDFLENLYPILEKKGLLLLNEIWPGNKISGVKSGLEIRTLFSEILRKSSFDSDSKIKYIPEYTYVLRSDIASAQIREDATIDYNNTKVLKNDNRLSVRITNF; from the coding sequence ATGAAAGAATTTTTCTCTCCAAATAACATTGAAAAAGAAAAAGAGATTTCTTATGAGGCTTTTCCTCAGAATATACGACCTGAAGATATTACAGATATAACAGGGCTTTCAGATCGAGAATCTATAGAAAAAATAGCTGAAATTTTGAAAAAAAGTTTTGGAGAAATTGCTCTTGAATATCAAATGATGCGGGATAATAGTAATTTATTTGGAAAGCCTCCACAAATAAGTGGGTATATCGAGAATGAAAAGGTTATTTTTAGCTCAACATTCGGTGCTGCAGAGCCGACATACTTTGAACTTTTGGGACAAGAAGAAATACAAAGAATTCAATCTTTGGATCAGCCAAAATTTCTCCTTGTAGGATCCTATGGGAAATATAGCGCTCAGGAATTTTATGATTTTGCTAAAAAATTAAATCTTCAATCGGATATTTTTGTTATTGATATTGATGTAAAAAATATTTCGCACTATAAGAAGGCTCAAAAAGAGAAAGATATTAATTTTAGTATTGCTGATGGAGGAGAAATTCCTTTCGACAAAGAGTCTTTTGATGTTATTTGTACAAATAATTTATTCCATTTTATGGTGGGTGAGCTAAAAGATGCGGATAAAGTTAATGAAAAAATTCATGATTTTTTGGAAAATTTATATCCTATTTTGGAAAAGAAAGGCTTACTCCTTCTTAATGAAATATGGCCTGGGAATAAAATTTCTGGAGTAAAAAGTGGCTTGGAAATTCGTACCCTATTTTCTGAAATTTTACGAAAATCTTCCTTTGATTCAGATTCAAAAATAAAATACATACCTGAATATACGTATGTACTACGATCAGACATTGCTTCTGCTCAAATACGAGAAGATGCTACAATAGATTATAATAATACCAAAGTACTAAAGAACGATAATAGACTCTCCGTACGAATCACAAATTTTTGA
- a CDS encoding HD domain-containing protein, giving the protein MIYTMNIQKAIRFALKTHEVYQKQRRKGKDIPYIIHPLTVGFLLSQAQAREEVVIAGILHDTIEDSPDYKKVNKDLIAERFGEEVAFLVYSVTENDRNLSWDERKKEALEHIQTFSKDSLLVKSADVIANVSELLADIFKDGDVVFERFSVSKEKTLNHMRKTIASLLLQWKENPFFEDLLFLQKKLEDL; this is encoded by the coding sequence ATGATTTATACAATGAATATTCAAAAAGCCATTCGATTTGCACTTAAAACGCATGAAGTTTACCAGAAACAACGACGAAAAGGGAAAGATATACCTTATATTATTCATCCATTAACAGTAGGGTTTTTACTTTCTCAAGCGCAAGCTCGAGAGGAAGTTGTTATTGCTGGAATACTTCACGATACCATAGAAGATAGTCCTGATTATAAAAAAGTTAATAAGGATTTAATTGCTGAACGATTCGGAGAAGAAGTTGCTTTCTTAGTATATAGTGTAACAGAAAATGATAGAAATCTTTCTTGGGATGAAAGAAAAAAAGAAGCACTTGAACATATTCAAACATTTTCAAAAGATTCTCTTCTAGTTAAATCTGCTGATGTTATCGCAAATGTTTCTGAGCTTTTGGCTGATATTTTTAAAGATGGCGATGTTGTTTTTGAACGATTCAGTGTTTCTAAAGAAAAAACACTTAATCATATGAGAAAAACAATAGCTAGTTTACTTCTTCAGTGGAAAGAAAATCCTTTTTTTGAGGATCTTCTTTTTCTTCAAAAAAAGTTAGAAGATTTATAA
- a CDS encoding histidine phosphatase family protein — protein sequence MNLPATITLIRHDVSVYNQLRKQKEKDPLYKKFLKKYRKNPESYKTQFLAKEVAKKFPLEINDKDIPLVDSESPTSEIVGKNLSKELCLPDVIFVSPYLRTQETLFGLIRGWEQLQFVPTINEYRIREKEHGLKTLYNDKEIYYALHPEQRRLCEYKGTYQYQYPGGESTRDTFKRIRDWLILIMEEYTDQNILIIGHQITLLSIMAFLEKKEPEKFFCNNRKFFPINCGVTLFRRVTDTKKTYLKREYYNRKFY from the coding sequence ATGAATTTACCCGCAACGATAACTCTTATTAGACACGATGTGTCTGTATATAATCAGCTTCGGAAGCAAAAGGAGAAAGACCCTCTTTATAAGAAGTTCTTAAAAAAATACAGAAAAAATCCAGAGAGTTATAAAACTCAGTTTTTAGCAAAAGAGGTTGCTAAAAAATTTCCTTTAGAAATCAATGATAAGGATATTCCCTTGGTGGACTCAGAGAGTCCAACATCGGAAATTGTGGGGAAAAATCTTTCTAAGGAGCTCTGTCTTCCTGATGTTATTTTCGTTTCCCCCTATCTTAGGACTCAGGAAACACTTTTTGGTTTAATTCGAGGTTGGGAACAGCTTCAATTTGTGCCAACTATTAACGAATATCGAATTCGAGAAAAGGAGCATGGTCTTAAGACTCTTTATAATGATAAAGAGATTTATTACGCACTTCATCCTGAACAAAGGAGATTATGTGAGTATAAAGGAACATATCAGTATCAATATCCAGGAGGAGAGAGTACCAGAGATACTTTTAAAAGAATACGAGATTGGCTTATTCTTATTATGGAGGAATATACTGACCAGAATATACTTATAATAGGACATCAAATCACTTTATTGTCTATAATGGCATTTCTCGAAAAAAAAGAGCCTGAAAAATTTTTCTGCAATAATCGGAAATTTTTTCCAATTAATTGTGGGGTAACTCTTTTCAGGAGAGTAACTGATACTAAAAAAACATATTTAAAGAGAGAATATTATAATAGAAAATTCTATTAA
- the rpsI gene encoding 30S ribosomal protein S9 has translation MTTTMTQQTTKDDQEKKVIVKKYYPGIGRRKTSVAQVRVYDEKVKDEESSLIVNGVDFEEYFSNLDFKKQAKRPLEFTGFMGKVRVTCVVRGGGMRGQAEAVRLGVARALVNMDAGLKPTLKSAGMITRNARKVERKKPGLKKARRAPQWSKR, from the coding sequence ATGACAACAACAATGACACAACAAACTACGAAAGATGATCAAGAAAAGAAGGTAATAGTGAAAAAATATTATCCTGGAATTGGTCGTCGAAAAACTTCTGTAGCTCAAGTAAGAGTTTACGATGAAAAAGTTAAGGATGAAGAATCTTCACTTATCGTCAACGGAGTTGATTTTGAAGAATATTTTAGTAATCTTGATTTTAAAAAACAAGCCAAGAGACCTCTCGAATTTACTGGATTTATGGGAAAGGTTCGAGTAACTTGCGTTGTTCGTGGTGGTGGTATGCGAGGTCAGGCAGAAGCTGTTCGATTAGGAGTGGCTCGTGCTTTAGTGAATATGGATGCTGGTCTTAAACCCACACTTAAATCTGCTGGTATGATTACGAGAAATGCTCGTAAGGTTGAACGAAAGAAACCAGGACTTAAAAAAGCTCGACGAGCACCACAATGGAGCAAACGTTAA
- the rplM gene encoding 50S ribosomal protein L13: protein MKQITRKYHLFDAKDEVLGRLATKVAQILIGKHHPSFTPHIDGGDFVVVTNVENIQVTGGKETKKMYHHYSGYPGGLTSLRYEEVKDRDPKRIFEKAVLGMLPKNKLQQNRMNRLFLYIGEEHAHTIHITHE, encoded by the coding sequence ATGAAGCAAATCACCCGGAAATATCATTTATTTGATGCTAAAGACGAGGTTCTTGGTCGTCTTGCAACTAAAGTCGCTCAGATTTTAATTGGAAAGCATCACCCCTCATTCACTCCACATATTGATGGAGGAGATTTTGTAGTTGTTACTAATGTGGAAAATATTCAAGTAACAGGAGGAAAAGAAACAAAAAAAATGTACCATCATTATTCTGGATATCCTGGAGGACTTACTTCGCTTCGATATGAAGAAGTAAAAGACCGTGATCCTAAAAGAATTTTTGAAAAAGCGGTTTTAGGAATGCTTCCCAAAAATAAGCTTCAACAGAATCGTATGAATCGACTTTTTCTCTATATTGGAGAAGAACATGCTCATACTATCCACATTACTCATGAATAA
- the rplQ gene encoding 50S ribosomal protein L17: MKHRSQGRKFGRVRSQRRALLKTLMGSLIQRERIVTTEAKAKEIKARIDRVVTIAKKISDPERKVAILRLLASRLPKMAVEKFADDDFRKRFEIRTSGFTRVTKLPARKSDSAKMAVVEFVD, translated from the coding sequence ATGAAACATCGTAGTCAAGGAAGAAAATTCGGAAGAGTTCGTTCGCAGAGGCGAGCACTTTTAAAGACTCTCATGGGAAGTCTTATTCAGCGTGAACGTATTGTAACGACAGAGGCAAAAGCTAAAGAAATAAAGGCTCGAATTGATCGTGTGGTTACTATTGCTAAGAAAATTTCTGATCCGGAAAGAAAAGTTGCTATATTGCGTCTTTTGGCAAGTCGTCTTCCTAAGATGGCGGTAGAAAAATTTGCTGATGATGATTTTCGTAAACGATTTGAAATAAGAACTAGTGGTTTTACTCGTGTAACTAAACTCCCTGCCAGAAAAAGTGATAGCGCTAAGATGGCAGTGGTAGAATTTGTTGATTGA
- the rpoA gene encoding DNA-directed RNA polymerase subunit alpha produces the protein MKYAILPPQKVEYHEDDQFRGSVEIVGCYPGYGSTLGNALRRVLLSSLEGAAAVSIKISGVQHEFSTIEHVREDIIQILLNMKRVRFQVLGEESVKVSVKVKGEKVVTAGDIKVTSDIKVVNPDQVIATLTDKKAQFEMEIEVRKGLGYVPVEQQDRPEKEIGVIAIDAIFTPVKRVNFTVDNVRVGKRTDYERVRLDIETDGVMTPKEAFDRSVEILVEQFQSLISPKEEK, from the coding sequence ATGAAATACGCCATTCTCCCACCTCAGAAAGTAGAGTACCATGAAGATGATCAATTCCGCGGATCCGTGGAAATAGTCGGGTGTTATCCTGGCTACGGATCAACATTAGGAAACGCTCTTCGACGAGTGCTTCTTTCTTCTCTTGAGGGGGCCGCAGCAGTTTCTATAAAAATCTCAGGAGTTCAACATGAATTCTCGACTATCGAACATGTTCGTGAAGATATTATACAAATTCTTCTCAATATGAAACGAGTTCGTTTTCAAGTACTCGGAGAAGAAAGTGTAAAAGTTTCTGTTAAAGTAAAAGGTGAAAAGGTTGTTACAGCCGGTGATATAAAAGTAACCTCTGATATAAAGGTAGTGAATCCTGACCAGGTAATCGCTACACTTACAGACAAAAAAGCTCAGTTCGAAATGGAAATAGAAGTTCGTAAAGGACTTGGCTATGTTCCTGTAGAACAGCAAGATCGTCCTGAAAAAGAAATTGGAGTTATTGCTATTGATGCTATTTTTACTCCAGTAAAGCGTGTAAATTTTACGGTCGATAACGTTCGCGTCGGAAAGAGAACGGATTATGAAAGAGTTCGATTAGATATTGAAACCGACGGTGTGATGACTCCCAAAGAGGCATTTGATCGCTCAGTAGAAATACTCGTTGAACAATTCCAATCATTGATTTCACCTAAAGAAGAAAAATAG
- the rpsD gene encoding 30S ribosomal protein S4 has product MARELNSKCVLCRRAGEKLFLKGDRCLTPKCAMVRRPYAPGMHGQARGKAPSEFGRQLAMKQKIKRAYGVLEAQFRRHFAEVQGKEGITGDLLLQRLEERFDNVVYRLGFSTSRAQARQLVSHGFFLLNGKKTDIPSCRIKVGDTIAIRKENVEKKYLTLLKEARKTRQNDTPGWLVFDESKWEGIVLAQPTRDHIEGDFNPQLVVEFYSK; this is encoded by the coding sequence ATGGCGAGAGAACTTAATTCCAAATGTGTATTGTGTCGACGAGCAGGAGAGAAACTCTTTTTGAAAGGAGATCGTTGTCTTACTCCAAAATGTGCAATGGTAAGACGTCCATATGCTCCAGGTATGCATGGACAAGCGAGAGGAAAGGCTCCAAGTGAATTTGGGCGTCAACTTGCAATGAAGCAAAAGATTAAACGAGCTTATGGTGTTCTAGAGGCTCAGTTTCGAAGACATTTTGCTGAAGTTCAAGGAAAAGAAGGTATTACTGGTGATTTACTTTTACAGCGTTTGGAAGAACGTTTTGATAATGTTGTATATCGTCTCGGATTTTCTACTTCTCGAGCACAAGCTCGTCAGCTTGTTAGTCATGGTTTTTTTCTCCTTAATGGGAAAAAGACAGATATTCCTTCTTGTAGAATAAAAGTAGGTGATACGATTGCTATAAGAAAAGAAAATGTTGAGAAAAAATACCTTACTCTTTTGAAGGAAGCTCGAAAAACTCGTCAGAATGATACACCCGGATGGTTGGTTTTTGATGAATCGAAATGGGAAGGAATTGTTCTTGCTCAGCCAACTCGTGATCATATTGAAGGTGATTTCAATCCTCAATTAGTTGTTGAATTTTATTCTAAGTAA
- the rpsK gene encoding 30S ribosomal protein S11: protein MTEEKNKTSEKEALKEEVSEVKAVEKESVIDSVSNTVSATTPLSKKQRGKRQVLRGQAHIQCTYNNTMVMLSDAQGGVLSWSSSGLLGFKGAKKSTPYAATQVVADVTEKVRKHQLKEIEVFVKGVGSGRESAIRSLANNGFEILSIKDITPIAHNGCRPRRPRRV from the coding sequence ATGACCGAAGAGAAGAATAAAACGAGCGAAAAAGAAGCTTTGAAAGAAGAAGTTTCAGAAGTGAAAGCTGTTGAGAAGGAATCCGTTATTGATTCTGTTTCGAATACTGTTTCTGCAACAACTCCTCTTTCCAAAAAGCAAAGAGGAAAGCGTCAAGTTTTACGCGGACAAGCTCACATCCAATGTACATACAATAATACTATGGTTATGTTGAGTGATGCTCAGGGGGGTGTTCTTTCTTGGTCAAGTAGTGGGCTTTTGGGCTTTAAAGGGGCAAAGAAATCTACGCCTTATGCAGCTACCCAAGTAGTAGCAGATGTGACTGAAAAAGTTCGAAAGCATCAGTTGAAGGAAATAGAAGTTTTTGTGAAAGGTGTCGGGAGTGGACGAGAATCTGCTATACGATCTTTGGCAAATAATGGATTCGAAATTCTTTCTATTAAAGATATTACACCAATAGCTCACAATGGTTGTCGACCTAGACGACCTCGTCGAGTATAA
- the rpsM gene encoding 30S ribosomal protein S13 yields the protein MARIAGVTLPDKKRVEISLTYVYGIGLPTSQKILAELGINPDTRMKDVSEEDVNRLRDVVEKQHRVEGDLRHEIKMNIRRLKEIGSYRGMRHSKGLPVRGQRTKTNTRTVRGNVRRTMGSGRRSASEKT from the coding sequence ATGGCTCGTATTGCTGGAGTAACTTTGCCGGATAAAAAGAGAGTGGAAATTTCTCTTACCTATGTATATGGAATAGGTCTTCCAACAAGTCAGAAAATTTTAGCTGAACTTGGTATAAATCCCGACACAAGAATGAAAGATGTTTCAGAAGAGGATGTGAATCGACTTAGAGATGTTGTAGAAAAACAACATCGTGTAGAGGGTGATTTGCGTCATGAAATAAAGATGAATATTCGTCGTTTGAAAGAAATCGGATCATATCGAGGTATGCGCCATTCAAAAGGGCTTCCTGTTCGGGGACAAAGAACGAAGACGAATACAAGAACAGTTAGGGGTAATGTCCGAAGAACAATGGGTAGTGGTCGAAGATCAGCGTCTGAAAAGACATAA
- the rpmJ gene encoding 50S ribosomal protein L36, with translation MKVRASVKKICDRCKVVRRRGRVYVICITPKHKQRQG, from the coding sequence ATGAAGGTTCGCGCATCTGTGAAAAAAATATGTGATCGTTGTAAAGTTGTTCGAAGACGCGGACGTGTTTATGTTATTTGCATAACTCCAAAGCATAAGCAAAGACAAGGTTAA
- the infA gene encoding translation initiation factor IF-1 produces the protein MGEKKDVIVLEGTVLETLPSTTFRVKLENDHEVLAHISGKMRVHYIRLLPGDKVLIELSPYDLSKGRITRRL, from the coding sequence ATGGGAGAAAAAAAAGACGTTATCGTCTTAGAAGGTACTGTTTTAGAGACATTACCGAGTACGACGTTTCGTGTAAAACTCGAAAATGATCATGAGGTTCTCGCTCATATTTCAGGAAAAATGAGAGTGCATTACATTAGATTATTGCCAGGTGACAAAGTTCTTATAGAACTGAGTCCATATGACCTCTCTAAAGGAAGAATTACTAGACGATTGTAA
- a CDS encoding glycosyltransferase family 4 protein: MKIGIDARCFTGGRCTGVEEYARNVITRLVESSPEHTFVLFFNAFFQNIPDFSWVEKYKNVTICRKKIPNKILNFCLWYFRRPYLDIFMGGVDIFFAPNLGFISVSPKCRFVLTVHDVSFDIYPQTFSLKRRLWHIFVNPRQLFFRANNLIAVSHSTKNDIIRFYGIKEEKIDVIHSGISNNYGIMNRNDLDLLTFKDKLKLPYRFILYMGTFEPRKNIKAIVRGYTAYRRSRVKIKKDIPVQLILAGSSGWREEEMLKEIEDSPYKKDIRRIGFICEDDKKKLYNLATVFLYPSLYEGFGFPVVEAMKCGVPVITSSSSSLGEIAREGALYVDPFRPEEISLALNEILEDKVLREEIILRAKKVSMKYSWRKCAQEVKLVLTK, translated from the coding sequence ATGAAAATCGGAATTGATGCGCGGTGTTTTACTGGAGGAAGGTGTACAGGAGTTGAAGAATATGCTCGAAATGTGATAACAAGACTCGTGGAATCATCACCCGAGCACACATTTGTTCTTTTTTTTAATGCTTTTTTTCAAAATATCCCAGATTTTTCATGGGTAGAAAAATATAAAAATGTTACCATTTGTCGAAAAAAAATACCCAATAAAATCCTTAATTTTTGTCTTTGGTATTTTCGAAGACCGTATTTAGATATTTTCATGGGTGGGGTAGATATTTTTTTTGCTCCAAATTTAGGATTTATTTCAGTTTCACCAAAATGCCGTTTCGTTTTGACTGTTCATGATGTTTCTTTTGATATTTATCCTCAAACCTTTTCTTTAAAACGAAGACTGTGGCATATTTTTGTAAATCCACGACAGCTCTTTTTCCGAGCCAATAATTTAATCGCGGTTTCTCACTCAACGAAAAATGATATTATTCGTTTTTATGGAATAAAAGAAGAAAAGATAGATGTTATTCATAGTGGAATTTCCAATAACTATGGCATCATGAATCGAAATGACTTGGATCTATTGACTTTTAAGGATAAATTAAAACTTCCTTATCGTTTTATTCTTTACATGGGGACATTTGAACCGAGGAAAAATATAAAAGCTATTGTTCGGGGATATACCGCATATAGAAGATCACGTGTAAAAATAAAAAAAGACATTCCCGTACAACTTATTCTTGCAGGCTCTTCGGGATGGAGAGAAGAGGAGATGCTAAAAGAAATTGAGGATAGTCCATACAAAAAAGATATTCGACGCATAGGTTTTATTTGTGAAGATGATAAGAAAAAACTTTATAATTTAGCAACTGTATTTCTTTATCCTTCTTTGTACGAAGGTTTTGGTTTTCCGGTAGTAGAGGCAATGAAATGTGGTGTTCCAGTTATCACATCATCTTCCTCATCTCTTGGAGAGATTGCAAGAGAAGGTGCTCTCTATGTAGACCCCTTTCGACCTGAAGAAATCTCTTTAGCATTAAATGAGATATTGGAAGATAAGGTATTGCGAGAAGAAATCATATTGAGAGCCAAGAAAGTTTCTATGAAATATTCTTGGAGGAAATGTGCTCAAGAAGTAAAATTAGTATTGACAAAATAG
- a CDS encoding AAA family ATPase, translating into MYLQKIILNGFKSFATKTELFFCVLQKDRDPDRIGVTAIVGPNGSGKSNIVDALRWVMGEQSTKSLRAKKSHDVIFSGSKKRSMMSSGTVTLVFDNSDKKMDVDYQDVLVTRKIYKSGEGEYLINGTQVRLLDVIDLFASIGIGKESQCVLNQGMSDAILSASSMERRSILEEAAGVKPYQIKRDRSIKRLITTRENLLITGKLIEEIEPRLRILKRQSKRAEQRREIEDQLRIIQSSYYRVLWKRFSCEYEEFQSILLILEKEENVLEQKLQKYISQQSSVSNKMQETSQSNLLQKKIALLRREISEFERKRSQCQGMIDVEKERKNHQRIFDVIPVDLPFVRKRLLSLKKSFQEMNIIFGREKKVSLEERKKFLDNFLEEIDSLYEDCAQSTVRIGREKEILEKERKFFEEKIQKGEEQVQEFSREILKKEKEILKKEKEILLLEADTKNASTLYFSLEKEIVNIRENLYQVRKSFNEKKIAFTRCEIRKEDLEREIQSELGRDPKSLALEIGEDIQANDETFRFIERLKSQLAMIGGIDPMIAQEYSETNERYSFLVREHNDLEQAVISLEKVIREMNIRIEKDFSEAFEKINQEFGKYFTLMFDGGTASLEKVKEFSEDQEEEEDKFYDEYDEVLINERKYAKWGVDIIVKPPKKKIDQLGVLSGGERSLVSLALLFAIISYNPPPFVFLDEVEASLDETNSKRFGNLLRTLSSRTQFIVITHNRETMQKADVLYGVTMEDGVSQILSVRLDQMKKDGNFIK; encoded by the coding sequence ATGTATTTACAAAAAATAATTTTAAATGGTTTTAAATCTTTTGCTACTAAAACAGAGCTCTTTTTTTGTGTTTTACAAAAAGATCGAGATCCTGATCGTATTGGTGTGACAGCTATTGTGGGTCCGAATGGTTCTGGAAAATCAAATATTGTAGATGCTCTTCGCTGGGTTATGGGTGAACAATCTACAAAAAGTCTTCGTGCAAAAAAATCCCATGATGTTATCTTCTCTGGTTCGAAAAAGAGATCAATGATGAGCTCTGGAACAGTAACTCTTGTCTTTGATAATTCAGACAAAAAGATGGATGTTGATTATCAGGATGTTTTGGTAACAAGAAAGATTTATAAAAGCGGAGAAGGAGAATATCTTATAAATGGAACGCAAGTTAGACTTTTAGATGTTATTGACCTTTTTGCTTCTATCGGTATTGGAAAAGAAAGTCAATGCGTTCTTAACCAAGGGATGTCTGATGCAATATTATCAGCTTCATCGATGGAGCGAAGAAGTATTTTAGAAGAAGCTGCTGGTGTGAAACCTTATCAAATAAAACGGGACCGTTCGATAAAAAGACTTATAACAACAAGAGAAAATCTTCTTATAACAGGGAAGCTTATTGAAGAAATAGAACCGAGATTGCGTATTTTGAAACGTCAATCAAAACGTGCTGAACAAAGAAGAGAAATTGAAGATCAACTTCGTATTATCCAATCATCCTATTATAGAGTTTTGTGGAAAAGATTTTCTTGTGAATATGAAGAATTTCAATCTATACTTTTAATTTTAGAAAAGGAGGAGAATGTATTGGAACAAAAATTACAAAAATATATTTCTCAACAAAGTTCGGTTTCAAACAAAATGCAAGAAACTTCTCAGAGTAATTTACTTCAAAAAAAGATCGCATTATTAAGAAGAGAAATTTCCGAATTTGAAAGAAAGAGATCTCAATGTCAGGGAATGATCGATGTTGAAAAAGAAAGAAAGAATCATCAGAGAATTTTTGATGTCATTCCTGTGGATCTTCCTTTTGTGAGGAAGCGACTTTTGAGTCTCAAAAAATCTTTTCAAGAAATGAATATAATCTTTGGAAGAGAAAAAAAAGTTTCTTTGGAAGAGAGAAAAAAGTTTCTTGATAATTTTCTTGAAGAAATAGATTCTCTTTATGAAGATTGTGCTCAATCAACGGTTCGAATTGGAAGAGAAAAAGAAATTTTAGAAAAAGAAAGGAAATTTTTTGAGGAAAAGATTCAAAAAGGAGAAGAACAGGTTCAAGAATTTTCTAGAGAAATTCTTAAAAAAGAAAAAGAAATTCTTAAAAAAGAAAAAGAAATTCTTCTTTTGGAGGCAGATACGAAAAATGCAAGTACTCTTTATTTTTCCCTCGAAAAAGAAATAGTTAATATTCGGGAGAATCTTTATCAAGTAAGAAAATCTTTTAACGAGAAAAAAATTGCTTTTACTCGATGTGAAATCAGAAAAGAAGATTTAGAAAGGGAAATTCAATCAGAACTGGGTCGAGATCCAAAATCGCTCGCTCTTGAAATTGGGGAAGATATACAGGCGAATGATGAAACATTTCGCTTTATAGAGAGACTTAAATCTCAATTAGCTATGATAGGGGGTATAGATCCTATGATTGCACAGGAATACTCAGAAACTAATGAACGATATTCTTTTCTTGTTCGTGAACATAATGATCTTGAGCAAGCTGTTATTTCTTTGGAAAAAGTAATACGTGAAATGAATATTCGAATAGAGAAAGATTTTTCAGAAGCTTTTGAGAAAATAAATCAAGAATTTGGAAAATATTTTACATTAATGTTTGATGGTGGTACGGCAAGTTTGGAAAAGGTAAAAGAATTCTCTGAAGATCAAGAAGAGGAAGAGGATAAATTCTATGATGAATATGATGAAGTTTTGATAAATGAAAGAAAATATGCAAAGTGGGGTGTCGATATCATTGTAAAACCTCCTAAGAAAAAAATAGATCAATTGGGCGTTCTTTCTGGGGGAGAGAGATCTTTAGTTTCTTTGGCTCTTCTTTTTGCAATTATTTCTTATAATCCACCACCCTTTGTCTTTCTTGATGAAGTTGAGGCTTCTTTGGATGAAACGAACTCAAAGCGTTTTGGAAATTTATTAAGAACTCTTTCGTCGCGAACTCAGTTTATTGTTATTACTCACAATCGAGAAACTATGCAAAAAGCGGATGTTCTTTATGGAGTTACTATGGAGGATGGTGTTTCACAAATCCTTTCAGTTCGACTCGATCAAATGAAAAAAGATGGAAATTTTATAAAGTAA
- the rnc gene encoding ribonuclease III produces MTKKDILVYFESFGVEPNNIDLYQQAVTHRSYLNENRSYALDHNERLEFLGDAVLELVVTRYLYDTYPNPEGEMTSWRAALVCGEMLSSVANSLNIEPQLLMSRGEARDVGRARQYILANAVEAIIGAIYLDKGYEEAKKFVERFIISRLAEVLEKKLYLDSKSYFQEKAQEIVGITPTYKELSSNGPDHDRVFVVGAYLGNELIAEGAGPSKQEAQRNAARLALEKKSWL; encoded by the coding sequence ATGACAAAGAAAGATATACTTGTTTATTTTGAATCTTTTGGTGTAGAACCAAATAATATTGACCTTTATCAACAAGCAGTTACTCACCGATCATACCTTAACGAGAATCGTTCGTATGCGCTTGATCATAATGAACGATTGGAATTTTTGGGGGATGCTGTCTTAGAGTTAGTAGTGACGAGATATTTATATGATACCTATCCGAATCCTGAAGGAGAAATGACTTCTTGGAGAGCTGCTTTGGTTTGTGGTGAAATGTTATCAAGTGTTGCTAATAGTCTTAATATAGAGCCCCAACTTCTTATGAGTAGAGGGGAAGCAAGGGATGTTGGTCGAGCGCGACAATACATTCTTGCTAATGCTGTGGAAGCCATAATCGGAGCTATTTATTTAGACAAGGGTTATGAAGAGGCGAAAAAATTCGTTGAACGTTTTATCATATCTCGTTTGGCTGAAGTTTTAGAAAAAAAGCTCTATTTAGATTCAAAAAGTTATTTCCAAGAAAAAGCTCAAGAAATAGTGGGTATAACTCCCACGTATAAAGAACTTTCTTCCAATGGACCGGATCATGATCGGGTTTTTGTCGTGGGTGCTTATCTCGGAAATGAACTTATTGCTGAAGGGGCGGGCCCTTCAAAACAAGAAGCGCAACGAAATGCCGCTCGATTAGCTTTGGAGAAAAAGTCATGGCTTTAA